Sequence from the Pirellulales bacterium genome:
GCATTTGCCAGCGGGGCGAGAGTGGTCGGGGTGCGGAGGTCGGAGAATCGGCCCCTGTGCGAGCGTCGCGATAGCCGGGCGCTCCGGCTATCGCGCCGCGACGCGGTCGGCGTCCTCGTCGCCGGGTCGTTTCTCTTCCGCATCGCGGCCGGCCTCGGGGAGGGCGTTCACCGCAAGCCGGCTCGTCAGCGAACCGCTCGTCTTGGCCTGCTGCAGCATTTGGACGACGTCGGGATACTCGCCGCCCAGTTCGACGATCGCCCGGATCACGTCGTCCAGGTCGGTCGACACGGTGCGCTGTTCGGTCGGTTGATTGGGGACGAACCGGCTGATCGTCAGTTGCCCCCCGCTGAGGCCGTTGAGCATGATCCACTTCCCGGCGTCGGCCACCATCGGCAGCTTGAGCTTCTGGTCGCGCCCGAACAGCACGATTTCGGCGCGGTGGCTGCTGGTGACGTGAACCATCGTCGGCCCCGGCACGTCGACGACATGGTAATTGAACTTGCCGGCGAGGTTCTCCCCGCGGATCGTCGGATGATTGGGCGACATTTTCCACAAGCTGCGGAACGCCCCGTACCGGGTTTCGGCGCTCTTCAGTTCAAGCATCTCGACGAGCGCCTCGCTGGCCGCGGCGTCCTGCATCGTGCTCAGGGCGCCGAGCGCATGGACGCGATACGCGGGTTCGTCGCGGGCGGCGGCGGCCAGCGGCGCGACCGCTTCGGTCACGTCGAGGTAGGCCAGCGCCTCGGCGGCGTGGAACCGCACCTCGGCGTCGTCCGAGGCGACTCCCGCCTTGAGAGCCGCGATCGCTTCGTCGTTGCCGATCGCCTCGAGCCGCAGCGCCGCATTGGCGGTCGTCACCGGATCGAGCAACTGATTGCGCAGCAAGTCGAGCCGCGCCAGGCGCTGACTGGGCGATTCGCGAATCGCGATGCTGCGGACGACGCGCATGTAGCGGCCGACGTTGTCTTTGTAGCGGGGGTGAACGTCGATTTCGATGAACTTGTCGTCTTTGGGGGTCGCGACGCCGCGACGCTGGCCGTCGAGATAGGCGTAGAACCGCTCGTTGACCGCCTTGCCGACCATGGCGCTCATCCGGACCGTCTGGTTCGAATGGTCGAGAAACAGCCCCAGATTGCGCGACTTCGTGGCGACGCCGCCTCCCAAGATGCGTCCCTTGGTTAGGTACGCCGTCGAGCCGTCGACGTCGGCCGAGGGATCGACGAGGATCGGTCCCGCGGCGACCCCCGTGACATGCCCCTTGCGGATCTGGTCTCCCAGCACGGCCGTTTCGGCGAGTTCGGTTTCCAGCAGCGTCCCGCTGCGGAGGCTCGACGTTTCGCTCCGCGTGGGGATGCGGACCTCGACGTCGAAGCGATCTCCCTTCTGAATCCCGGGGCGCAACACGCCGCGCACGAGCACGATCGCGGTGTTGGGCGACGCGAGGACTTCGTTCGGGTTGGCGATCTCGCGGCGATTGAGTTCGGCGAGCACCGTGCCGCGTTGCGGCGAGGGGGCCGGGTCTTCGCCCGTTCCCTGCAACCCGGTCACCAGCCCCAGCGATTCCACCTTCGCGTACCCCAGTCCGTAGGGATGAGCGACGCTGCTGACGAGCTTGACGCCTCCGTCGTCGCCGTCGTCGTCAGCGAGGGACTTCTCGGGACTTTGGTGGCGAAACAGCGGACCCATGCAACCGATCGCCGCGGGGATCGTCGCCGACAGGGCAATCAGCCCGTAGCGCACGAGCGAATTGAAGGCGAGACGACGAGGATTTGGTCGAGCGTTCATGCGTCGATGCTCCCAAGGACTGCGCCTCATGGGCGCAGCGGGTCCGCGAGTTGCTGGCAAGCGGCCGGGAGAGTAGGAGGCCCGGCGCCGGCGGTCAAGGGAACCGCCCCGGCGTGCTAGCGACCGCGGCTACGGGGGGTCGTACCCGCTTCCGCCCCAGGGGTGGCACCGCGCAATCCGTCTCGCCCCGCGCCACGCCCCCCGCAGGGCGCCGTACTTGCGCACCGCCAGGACGAAGTACTCGCTGCAGGTCGGCTGATACCGGCACCGCGGACCCAGCAGCGGGCTGAGCCCTCGTTGATAGCACCGTGCCGCACAGATCAGCATTGCGGAGGCCGCCCGATCGGCGATCGCCAGGACGCGGTTCACGGCGATGTCCCCCGCGGAGGGTTGCCCAGCGATCGTGCCGCATCGCGGGCAAGCCGCACCAGCGACTGCAGCACGATCGCCGTCGCCGGGCGGGCCTGCGGTCGCGGCAGCACGACCAAGTCGACCGCGGGGAGTTCGGCTTGGCTTTGTCGGAACGCTTCGCGCAGGACCCGCTTCCAACGATTGCGGACGACGGCGTTGCCCGCCTTGCGCGACACGACCAGCCCCAGTCGCGGGACTTCGGCGTCGTTCTCGCAGGCATAGACGACCAGCACGCCGTCCCCGCGCGACCGTCGCCGCTGGAACACCCGATCGAACTCAGCCGTGCGCAACAGCCGCGCGGATTTGGGAAAATCGTTCATCGGCCGGGCGAACATGGGAAGCAATTTGAACGGAGAGGGTGACGCGGCGCAGGGCGCCGTACTCAGTCGACGCGGGTCTCGCCGGGCTCGTGCCGATGCTCGTCGATCGTGTCGTCCAGGGGATCGCTCGGGTCGTCCCCCGCCGGCGACCCCGCGCTGCGGAAGCGTTCGACGCTCGACCGCAACAGGGACTCCCGATCAGGCGGGATGCTCGGCCCGCGACGATGCGAACCAATTCGGCGCACCCAGTGCCCCCCCAACAGCGTTGCGACCACCAGCAGCAGCCCGACCAATGCGATCCCCAGCAGGGCCATCAGCACGACGGTCCGCAGCGGTTCAGGGAGTTTCTCTGCGGTCGCGGCGACGAGCACGGCGGGGACGAGCGGGACGGTCACGATCACCATCGCAATTCCGTGCGAGGACTGTCGGCGTAACTCGCGGCGATTGCCGCCAGATGCTTGCGATCGGCTTCGCTGAGGTTCTTGGGCAGCATGACCGCGAGTTCTGCGAACAGGTCGCCGGGGGCGCCGTCGCGGGGCTTGATCCCCTGCCCTTTCACTCGCAGCTTCTGTCCGCTCGAGGCTCCCGGCGGGACTGTGAGCGTAATTGTGCCGTGGGGCGTCGGAACGTCGATCTTGGCGCCGAGCGCCGCCTCGGCGAGCGTGATCGGGACGCGCACGTCGAGCCGTTTCCCCTGCCGACGGAAGTGCGGATGGGGCGCCACATGCACGGTGACCAGGATGTCGCCCGCGGGTCCGCCGCCGACCCCCGGTTCTCCCTGGCCGCGGAGGCGAATCTTCTGTCCGTCGTCGATCCCGGCGGGGATCCGCGCGGCGATCTGCTCGGTCCGGCCATCGCCGCGACGGACGTCCAGCCGTGCTTCGCCCCCCAGCACGGCCGTGGCGAAGGGGACGGTCAGCTCGTGTTCCATGTCGCTGCCGCGGGCCTGCGTCGTGGTGCGCCGGCCGGCGCGGCGTCCGCCGCCGAATTGCTTGAAGAGATCGGCGAACCCGCCAGCCCCGCCGCCTCCGCCGAACAGGTCCTCGAGATTGACCTCGAATCCGCCCGCCGGCCCCCCGCTCCGTGCGCCGGCGCCTGGCCAGCCCTGCGGGCCGCCCGCGCCCATGCGTTCGAAATCGGCCCCGTAGCGATCGTACATCTCCCGCTTCTTGGGGTCGTTGAGGACGTCGAACGCGGCCTGCACTTCCTGGAACTTGGACTTCGCCTGCGGATCGTCGGGGTTCAGGTCGGGATGATACTTCCGGGCCAACTGCCGGTACGCCTTGCGGATGTCGTCGGCCGATGCGCCGCGTTGGACTCCCAATGTCGCGTAGTGATCGGCCATAAACGACGAAACAAGTCGGTGCAACGGACAGTCAATTCAATCTTCGGCAATACGCGAGGCCGACAGGCCAACCGGCGCGCGAGGTGCAAGCCCGCCGTTCACGCGCCGGCGCCTCGTCGGCGTCACAGCCCCTATCGGCGGCCGCTGAACAGGGGGCTGACGTTCCCTTACCCCCGCTTGCCGGAGGAAGGGGCGCCGAGGTCCATTTTATCGTCCCCTGGGGCGAAAGGTACCCGCCAGGACGGAGTCCCGCGCAGCAGCGGTGTTTGGCGACCGTCGTCAAGCCGCTATGCTGGTTGCACGACCCGCACCGCCGACTCTGCCGCTCCTCGCCGCCGGAATCTCAATGCCCATGGTTCGCCTCACCTTCCACGGCGCCGCTCGCACGGTGACCGGGTCGAAGTTCCTTCTCGAAGCCGACGACGCCCGGGTGTTGGTCGACTGCGGCATGTTCCAGGGGCTCAAGCCCCTGCGGCTGTTGAACTGGGAGCCGACCCCCTTCGACCCGAGGTCGCTCGACGCGATCGTCCTGACGCACGCTCATCTCGACCATGTCGGCTTCCTGCCGCGGGTCGTCAAGCAGGGCTATCACGGCCACGTCATTTGCACGCCGGCGACTGCGCTGTTGGCCGAGATCATTCTGCTCGATTCGGCGAAGTGCCAAGAGTACGACGCCGAGTACGCCAACCGCAAAGGCTTCTCGAAGCACGAGCCCGCGCTTCCCCTGTACGACGGCCGGGACGTGCAGATTGCGATGAAGCAATTCCGCGCCGTCGCGCGGGACAGGTGGTTTCAGGCCGCGGGGCCGATCTGGATGCGCTTTCACGACGCGGGCCACCTGCTGGGCTCGGCCATGATCGAGGCGGAAATCCGCGACCGCGAGACGCCGCTGCGGATCGTCTTTTCCGGCGACGTCGGGCGGTACGACGGCCCGCTGTATCACGACCCCGTTCCGCCGCCGCCGTGCGACTACCTGATCTGCGAAAGCACCTACGGCGATCGCAATCATCCCGAGGGCGATATCCTCAGCGCGCTCGAGGCGGTGGTCCACCGCGCCGTCAAACGCGGCGGGGTGATGCTGATGGCGGCGTTTGCCGTGGGGCGGTCCCAGCAACTCTGCTATCTGCTGCAGGTCCTCAAGAGCGAGAATCGAATTCCCGATTTGCCGATCTACATTGACAGCCCCATGGCGAGCGAAGCGACCGGCGTCTACCGCCAGTTCCGCGAGGACCACGACCTCAGCGAAGGCGAACTCGACCCGCAGCACCCCGCGCTCGGCGGCCCCGGCGTCAAGCTGATCCGCAAGACGGAGGAGTCGAAGGCGCTCAACCAGGTTCGCGGGCCGGCGGTCATCATCTCCTCCAGCGGCATGATGACGGGCGGGCGGATCGTTCACCACCTGCAGCAGCGGATGCCGGACTCCAAGAATACGATCGTCCTGGGGGGCTACATGGCCGAGGGGACGCGCGGCCGGCTTGTCCAGGACGGGGTCGAGACGATCCGCATGTTCGGTCGCGACGTGCCGTTGCGGGCCGCGGTCGAGACCGTCTCAGGGCTCAGCGGCCACGCCGACCGCGCGGGGTTGCTGCGGTGGACTTCGCACCTCAAGGGGACTCCGCCCCGCCGCACCTTCCTCACGCATGGCGAGGCCCGCAGCATGGACGCCTTCGCCGAGACCCTTCGCGCCGAGCATGGCTGGACCGTCGACTGTCCCACGATGGGGACGACGGCGGAGCTTGAGTAGCGCGGGGCGCCGCCCCGGCGGAATCATGGAATCGTGCGACGTCTCGCGCCCGTGGCGAGAGCGATCGCTGGCAGCGACGAACAGACGACGAACAGGACAGGCGAACGATGTCACAGAAACCGACCGGCAAACCGCGACCCGCTGCCGCCGGCAGCCCGGCCGAGGGGGACGGCGCCCCGCTCGGCGAAAGCACGCTCGATCTTGCGCGCCGCGTCGAACAGAACCGCGAGGCGATTCTGGCGTCGCCGACCTACCGGCTCGCGGAGATCGACATCGATTTTCTCGGCCGCAGCGAGCAGCGGCCCGTGCGGATGCAACTCGAATTGCTCAAGACCGAGACGTTGCTCCGCGAGAACAAGATCAGCACGACGATCGTCGTGTTCGGCGGGACGCAGATCGTGCCTCGCGAAGAAGCCGAGGCCCGGCTCGCTCGGGCGCGACTCCACCTGAAGGACGCCCCCGACGACGTTCGGCGCCGGCGCGAAGTCGCCCGCGCCGAAAGCGTGCTGGAGAAGTCGCACTATTATGACGAAGCCCGCGAGTTCGCCCGAATCGTCTCGTCCGTCTGCCAGACGAACGGCAAGTGCGACTTCGTCGTGACCACCGGCGGCGGCCCGGGGGTGATGGAAGCCGCCAATCGCGGCGCGTTCGACGTCGGCGCCAAGAGCGTAGGGTTCAACATCGAGCTGCCCCACGAGCAGGAGCCCAATCCGTACATTACGCCCGAACTGTGTTTCCAGTTCCACTACTTCGCCATGCGGAAGTTTCACTTCCTGCTGCGGGCGGCGGCGCTGGTGGTCTTCCCCGGCGGGTTCGGCACGTTCGACGAGCTGTTCGACACGCTCACGCTTCGCCAGACGGGCCGGATGCAAGAGATTCCGATCATTCTGTACGGCCACGATTACTGGAATCGCATGATCAACTTCCAGGCCCTGGCCGACGAGGGAGTGATCGCCGACGAGCATCTCGATCTGCTCCACTACGCCGACACCCCGCAGGAAGCGTGGGAAATCATCGCTGAATTCCACGGGGTGAAGTAAGCTTGCGGAACGGCGGCGTGCGTCAGTTGTTCTTTTTCGAAGGCCGGAAGCCGTTGATGTACGACAGGAACGAATGAATGTGCCGCGTCTGCAGCCAGACGCGTCCTTGGCCGGAGAATCGGCAGACGAATCCTTCGCCGCCGAAGAACAGCGTCTTGAGCTTTCCGCCGGACCGCAGGCCCGGCAGGACCTGAATGTTGTACTGCAGCGTCTCCTCGAACGCGACGATGTAGCCGGTGTCGACGATGTAATCCCCCTTCACGTCGACCTCGAGGATCGCCCCGTAGGAGTTGAACACCAGATCGCCGGTCCCCGAGGCCCGCAGCAGCACGAGCCCCTCGCCGCTGAAGAAGCCCTTGGCGCCCTGCCACTTGCCGGTCACCTCGACCCCTTCGCTGTGGAGCATGAACGCCCCGCGCTGCAGCATTAGGGCGTTGTTGTCGAGCCGATAGTGGACCGCGTCCCCCATTTGCCCTGCCGCGAACAGGACCTCGCCCGGCACGGGGCCGGCGGTGAACGTGTTGATGATCAGATTCTCGCCGCCCAGCGCCCGCCCCAGCGCCTTCTTGAGCCCCCCCTTGAGCCCCGCCTTGAGCGTGATTCCCGGCTCCATGGCCGCCATGGCCGACGGCTCGGCGTACACGGTCTGCCCCGGCTCCAGGCGAACCGCCGCCATCGCAAAGTCGGGTCGTTGCGAGAGTTCGATATCGAGGGCGGAGGTCATGGCTTGGTGCTGCGATACTGTCGGGAGGGACAGGAGGACAGGAGTTGCACGATGGACAGAATCAAGTCGCTCGTCTCGACGACGCAACGAGGGCGTCAATCGACTCCATGCCTCATCTAGCGAGGCTTCAACTTCGGCCCGAGCAACTTGCCGAAGCTGGGCGGGTTGTGCGTTTGGCAATACAGGCAGCCTTCGCCGGTGAAGCGGCAGACGAATCCTTCGCCCCCCAGGAAGCTGCCGATCAAGCTCTTGCTCGCTTTGGCGATCGTGAAACTCAGCGTGTCCTCGAACGCCACGATGTGGCCCGTGTCGACGACGTACTCCCCGTCGACCGCGACCGCGTCGATGGCGCCGAAACTGCTTAGAAACAGGCTCCCGGCGCCGGAGCACTTCACCCAAAACATCGACTCGCCGCTGAAGAGCGCCTTGCCGAGCCCCTGCCAGGAGGCGTCGATTTCGATTCCCGGATCGGAGGCGAGCCAACTCGAGCCCTGGACCATCATCGTTCCGCCCGTCAGCCGGTGATGAACGACGTCTCCCAGCATGCCCGGACCGATGATCAGCGTCTGCTGCGGCGCGGTCGCGGTGAAATGGTTGAGGAAGAGGTTCTCGCCGGCGAGCATCCGCTTGAGCCCCTTCATGATCCCGCCGCCCCCGCCCTTTTTGCGGGTCGTGG
This genomic interval carries:
- a CDS encoding TIGR00266 family protein, translated to MTSALDIELSQRPDFAMAAVRLEPGQTVYAEPSAMAAMEPGITLKAGLKGGLKKALGRALGGENLIINTFTAGPVPGEVLFAAGQMGDAVHYRLDNNALMLQRGAFMLHSEGVEVTGKWQGAKGFFSGEGLVLLRASGTGDLVFNSYGAILEVDVKGDYIVDTGYIVAFEETLQYNIQVLPGLRSGGKLKTLFFGGEGFVCRFSGQGRVWLQTRHIHSFLSYINGFRPSKKNN
- a CDS encoding flagellar basal body P-ring protein FlgI — its product is MNARPNPRRLAFNSLVRYGLIALSATIPAAIGCMGPLFRHQSPEKSLADDDGDDGGVKLVSSVAHPYGLGYAKVESLGLVTGLQGTGEDPAPSPQRGTVLAELNRREIANPNEVLASPNTAIVLVRGVLRPGIQKGDRFDVEVRIPTRSETSSLRSGTLLETELAETAVLGDQIRKGHVTGVAAGPILVDPSADVDGSTAYLTKGRILGGGVATKSRNLGLFLDHSNQTVRMSAMVGKAVNERFYAYLDGQRRGVATPKDDKFIEIDVHPRYKDNVGRYMRVVRSIAIRESPSQRLARLDLLRNQLLDPVTTANAALRLEAIGNDEAIAALKAGVASDDAEVRFHAAEALAYLDVTEAVAPLAAAARDEPAYRVHALGALSTMQDAAASEALVEMLELKSAETRYGAFRSLWKMSPNHPTIRGENLAGKFNYHVVDVPGPTMVHVTSSHRAEIVLFGRDQKLKLPMVADAGKWIMLNGLSGGQLTISRFVPNQPTEQRTVSTDLDDVIRAIVELGGEYPDVVQMLQQAKTSGSLTSRLAVNALPEAGRDAEEKRPGDEDADRVAAR
- the yidD gene encoding membrane protein insertion efficiency factor YidD, with the protein product MLICAARCYQRGLSPLLGPRCRYQPTCSEYFVLAVRKYGALRGAWRGARRIARCHPWGGSGYDPP
- a CDS encoding MBL fold metallo-hydrolase; translation: MVRLTFHGAARTVTGSKFLLEADDARVLVDCGMFQGLKPLRLLNWEPTPFDPRSLDAIVLTHAHLDHVGFLPRVVKQGYHGHVICTPATALLAEIILLDSAKCQEYDAEYANRKGFSKHEPALPLYDGRDVQIAMKQFRAVARDRWFQAAGPIWMRFHDAGHLLGSAMIEAEIRDRETPLRIVFSGDVGRYDGPLYHDPVPPPPCDYLICESTYGDRNHPEGDILSALEAVVHRAVKRGGVMLMAAFAVGRSQQLCYLLQVLKSENRIPDLPIYIDSPMASEATGVYRQFREDHDLSEGELDPQHPALGGPGVKLIRKTEESKALNQVRGPAVIISSSGMMTGGRIVHHLQQRMPDSKNTIVLGGYMAEGTRGRLVQDGVETIRMFGRDVPLRAAVETVSGLSGHADRAGLLRWTSHLKGTPPRRTFLTHGEARSMDAFAETLRAEHGWTVDCPTMGTTAELE
- the rnpA gene encoding ribonuclease P protein component; the encoded protein is MNDFPKSARLLRTAEFDRVFQRRRSRGDGVLVVYACENDAEVPRLGLVVSRKAGNAVVRNRWKRVLREAFRQSQAELPAVDLVVLPRPQARPATAIVLQSLVRLARDAARSLGNPPRGTSP
- a CDS encoding TIGR00266 family protein; translated protein: MKHEILARPAASVAQLTLDAGESVTCEVGAMIAMTAGFEVETTTRKKGGGGGIMKGLKRMLAGENLFLNHFTATAPQQTLIIGPGMLGDVVHHRLTGGTMMVQGSSWLASDPGIEIDASWQGLGKALFSGESMFWVKCSGAGSLFLSSFGAIDAVAVDGEYVVDTGHIVAFEDTLSFTIAKASKSLIGSFLGGEGFVCRFTGEGCLYCQTHNPPSFGKLLGPKLKPR
- a CDS encoding J domain-containing protein codes for the protein MADHYATLGVQRGASADDIRKAYRQLARKYHPDLNPDDPQAKSKFQEVQAAFDVLNDPKKREMYDRYGADFERMGAGGPQGWPGAGARSGGPAGGFEVNLEDLFGGGGGAGGFADLFKQFGGGRRAGRRTTTQARGSDMEHELTVPFATAVLGGEARLDVRRGDGRTEQIAARIPAGIDDGQKIRLRGQGEPGVGGGPAGDILVTVHVAPHPHFRRQGKRLDVRVPITLAEAALGAKIDVPTPHGTITLTVPPGASSGQKLRVKGQGIKPRDGAPGDLFAELAVMLPKNLSEADRKHLAAIAASYADSPRTELRW
- a CDS encoding TIGR00730 family Rossman fold protein; its protein translation is MSQKPTGKPRPAAAGSPAEGDGAPLGESTLDLARRVEQNREAILASPTYRLAEIDIDFLGRSEQRPVRMQLELLKTETLLRENKISTTIVVFGGTQIVPREEAEARLARARLHLKDAPDDVRRRREVARAESVLEKSHYYDEAREFARIVSSVCQTNGKCDFVVTTGGGPGVMEAANRGAFDVGAKSVGFNIELPHEQEPNPYITPELCFQFHYFAMRKFHFLLRAAALVVFPGGFGTFDELFDTLTLRQTGRMQEIPIILYGHDYWNRMINFQALADEGVIADEHLDLLHYADTPQEAWEIIAEFHGVK